In one Pseudomonas sp. R84 genomic region, the following are encoded:
- a CDS encoding MBOAT family protein encodes MVFSSNVFLFLFLPIFLGLYYLSGQRYRNLLLLIASYVFYAWWRVDFLALFAAVTLWNYWIGLKVGAAGVRTKPAQRWLLLGVAVDLCILGYFKYANFGVDSINAMMTSVGLSPFILTHVLLPIGISFYIFESISYIIDVYRGDTPATRNLIDFAAFVAIFPHLIAGPVLRFRDLADQFNNRTHTLDKFSEGCTRFMQGFIKKVFIADTLAVVADHCFALQNPTTGDAWLGALAYTAQLYFDFSGYSDMAIGLGLMMGFRFMENFKQPYISQSITEFWRRWHISLSTWLRDYLYITLGGNRKGTLMTYRNLFLTMLLGGLWHGANITYIVWGAWHGMWLAIEKALGLNTSPRSLNPIRWALTFLLVVMGWVIFRAENLHVAGRMYGAMFSFGDWSLSELNQASLTGLQVATLVVAYVTLAFFGLRDLYTNQPPAKTKPEVNVEANGPATATPGMIKAAPGENPASIHEPGYTVGVEAQVQPAYWSADWSRYVMRGLILLLFIASILKLSAQSFSPFLYFQF; translated from the coding sequence ATGGTATTTTCATCCAACGTGTTCCTGTTTCTGTTCTTGCCGATCTTTCTCGGCTTGTACTACTTGAGCGGGCAACGCTATCGCAACCTGCTGCTGCTGATCGCCAGCTACGTGTTCTACGCCTGGTGGCGTGTGGACTTCCTCGCGCTGTTCGCCGCCGTCACGCTGTGGAACTACTGGATCGGCCTCAAAGTCGGTGCCGCCGGCGTACGGACCAAACCGGCGCAGCGCTGGCTGTTGCTCGGCGTCGCGGTGGACCTGTGCATCCTCGGCTACTTCAAGTACGCCAACTTCGGCGTCGACAGCATCAACGCGATGATGACGTCGGTGGGTCTGTCGCCGTTCATCCTCACCCACGTGCTGCTGCCGATCGGTATCTCGTTCTACATCTTCGAGTCGATCAGCTACATCATCGACGTGTATCGCGGCGATACCCCGGCGACGCGCAACCTGATCGACTTCGCGGCATTCGTGGCGATCTTCCCGCACTTGATCGCCGGCCCGGTTCTGCGTTTCCGCGACCTCGCCGACCAGTTCAACAACCGCACGCATACCCTCGACAAATTCTCCGAGGGCTGCACGCGGTTCATGCAGGGTTTCATTAAAAAGGTCTTCATTGCCGACACCCTCGCGGTGGTCGCCGACCATTGTTTCGCCCTGCAAAACCCGACTACCGGCGATGCCTGGCTTGGCGCGCTGGCGTACACCGCGCAGCTGTATTTCGACTTCTCCGGTTACAGCGACATGGCCATCGGTCTGGGCTTGATGATGGGTTTCCGCTTCATGGAAAACTTCAAACAGCCGTACATAAGCCAGTCGATCACCGAGTTCTGGCGTCGCTGGCACATCAGCCTGTCGACGTGGCTGCGTGACTATCTGTACATCACCCTCGGCGGTAACCGTAAAGGCACGCTGATGACGTATCGCAACCTGTTCCTGACCATGCTCCTCGGCGGTCTATGGCACGGCGCGAACATCACCTACATCGTCTGGGGCGCCTGGCACGGCATGTGGCTGGCGATTGAAAAAGCGCTGGGCCTGAACACCTCTCCGCGCAGCCTCAACCCGATTCGCTGGGCGCTGACCTTCCTGCTCGTGGTCATGGGCTGGGTGATCTTCCGTGCCGAAAACCTGCACGTTGCCGGGCGCATGTACGGCGCGATGTTCAGCTTCGGCGACTGGTCGCTGTCGGAACTCAATCAGGCCAGCCTCACCGGCCTGCAAGTGGCGACTCTGGTAGTGGCGTACGTGACGCTGGCCTTCTTCGGCCTGCGCGATCTGTACACCAACCAGCCGCCGGCCAAAACCAAACCTGAAGTCAACGTCGAGGCCAACGGCCCTGCCACCGCGACCCCGGGAATGATCAAAGCGGCCCCCGGCGAAAATCCGGCAAGCATCCACGAGCCTGGCTACACCGTCGGCGTCGAAGCCCAGGTGCAACCGGCCTACTGGAGCGCGGACTGGTCACGCTACGTGATGCGCGGCCTGATCCTGCTGCTGTTCATCGCCTCGATTCTCAAACTTTCGGCGCAAAGCTTCTCGCCGTTCCTTTACTTCCAGTTCTGA
- a CDS encoding RHS repeat-associated core domain-containing protein, whose protein sequence is MDIHSKTPVLAVTDPRGLTICRVDYWRCDASQVPETRLHRTARDAAGHPVKQWDPRLWALQSDDPLAPANLDTVYSMNGHVLRSNSVDAGMQISLLGLGSETLTYWDSRGTRRDREHDALLRPTAVFEEGGLQPRRCAERFVYGRPGVADATRNQLGQLLRHDDPAGSVLFDAFAISGENVENTRHFTLEPVSADWPEPIDERQRLLEPGEGATTRWRFGPLGALLEQVDARGNRHGNEWTLDGGLRACHLQLKHQTEWLAVVCDIHYNAERRVTQERAGNGVLTTLTYRQEDGRLIERHAKNSQGVVLQHLLYQYDRTGNVLSIEDRALPVRYFANQRIEPISCFIYDSLYQLSEASGWEAGAGDGGPTAIANYSQRYRYDAGGNLLKLIHVGAQSPGHDLQAARSSNRCLPWRNGVPPDEVEIGAAFDARGNLLLLDQGRRLQWNLRNQLQSVTAVRRDARADDGEVFFYNGHGERVSKMRTLQNHARSVVSQVRYLPALELRTDSGTGEALQVITVQTGLNSIRVLHWESVPPTGVNDQYRYGFSDHLGSISLELDADSRLISREHFYPFGATAWSEESEVSYKTLRYSGKECDATGLYYYGFRYYMPWLQRWLNPDPAGAIDGHNRYRAMRNNPIVYTDGDGRKPGNKNGDRVYHELAEQKLVNPLQAAGMQPVRNYFEASNDPKVQAYRKAIPDELAKLGAKSDSLLNTHEAHVRAAVRTQTASPSGPILYHSGELLSAGMSKIIGEQNTSRIMGPMSVAFNSPTEDPQVLAGRRDAVAKTFKTGGQLLMHAAHPAAQLLGAASTAMGNVMEISEAQTRVQYRMLNTPANVAMNVPGDNAQISFQSFQQTFTLPQQSLFSEASAAPSEWAQQLLAVAFKPPPLQIVHANDDSVNDDEYLDRPRRGSHYG, encoded by the coding sequence AGTGTCGACGCCGGCATGCAAATCAGCCTGCTGGGGCTGGGTTCAGAAACACTGACGTATTGGGACAGCCGAGGTACCCGCCGGGACCGTGAGCATGACGCGCTATTGCGGCCGACAGCGGTGTTCGAAGAAGGCGGATTGCAGCCACGCCGTTGCGCCGAGCGCTTTGTTTATGGTCGGCCGGGTGTTGCCGATGCAACCCGTAATCAACTTGGCCAGCTGCTTCGTCACGATGATCCGGCGGGAAGTGTGTTGTTCGATGCCTTCGCCATCAGTGGAGAAAACGTCGAAAACACCCGGCATTTCACCCTCGAACCCGTCTCTGCCGATTGGCCCGAACCGATTGATGAGCGCCAGCGTTTGCTGGAACCCGGTGAGGGGGCAACCACGCGTTGGCGTTTCGGGCCACTCGGTGCGTTGCTGGAACAAGTCGATGCACGGGGCAATCGACATGGCAACGAATGGACGCTTGATGGCGGTTTGCGGGCGTGCCATTTGCAGTTGAAGCATCAGACTGAATGGCTGGCGGTGGTTTGCGATATTCACTACAACGCAGAAAGGCGGGTCACGCAGGAGCGGGCGGGCAATGGCGTACTGACAACGCTGACCTACCGTCAAGAGGATGGGCGTCTGATAGAGCGTCACGCCAAAAACAGTCAGGGCGTGGTCTTGCAGCATCTGCTGTACCAATACGACCGGACAGGCAATGTGCTGAGCATCGAAGACCGGGCGCTGCCCGTGCGCTACTTCGCCAACCAGCGCATCGAACCGATCAGCTGCTTCATCTACGACAGCCTCTACCAGTTGAGCGAGGCCAGCGGCTGGGAGGCGGGGGCGGGCGATGGTGGCCCGACAGCGATCGCCAATTACTCGCAACGTTACCGTTATGACGCTGGCGGCAATTTGCTCAAGTTGATCCACGTGGGGGCACAAAGCCCAGGTCATGATCTGCAGGCTGCCCGCTCCAGTAATCGTTGCCTGCCGTGGCGTAATGGCGTGCCGCCCGATGAGGTAGAGATTGGCGCTGCATTCGACGCTCGCGGCAATTTACTGCTGCTGGATCAAGGGCGGCGGTTGCAGTGGAATCTGCGCAATCAGCTGCAATCGGTAACGGCAGTGCGACGCGATGCGCGCGCGGATGATGGCGAAGTATTTTTCTACAACGGTCACGGCGAGCGCGTGAGCAAGATGCGTACGTTGCAGAACCATGCTCGCAGTGTGGTCTCGCAGGTGCGTTATCTGCCGGCGCTGGAATTGCGCACGGACAGCGGCACCGGTGAGGCATTACAGGTCATCACGGTGCAGACTGGCCTGAACAGTATTCGCGTCCTGCATTGGGAGAGCGTGCCGCCGACAGGCGTCAACGATCAATATCGCTACGGTTTCAGCGATCATCTGGGATCGATCAGTCTTGAACTGGATGCAGATTCACGCTTGATCAGTCGGGAGCATTTCTACCCGTTTGGTGCGACTGCGTGGAGTGAGGAAAGCGAGGTCAGTTACAAGACCCTGCGTTATTCGGGCAAGGAGTGCGATGCAACGGGTCTGTACTACTATGGTTTCCGTTATTACATGCCGTGGTTGCAACGCTGGTTGAATCCTGATCCTGCCGGTGCCATAGACGGGCATAACCGTTATCGGGCAATGCGCAACAACCCCATCGTGTATACCGACGGGGACGGGCGCAAGCCAGGCAACAAAAACGGTGATCGGGTTTATCATGAGCTTGCCGAGCAAAAACTGGTCAATCCGCTGCAAGCTGCCGGAATGCAGCCGGTGCGCAACTATTTTGAAGCCAGCAATGATCCCAAAGTACAGGCCTACCGTAAGGCCATTCCCGATGAATTGGCAAAGCTGGGAGCCAAAAGCGACTCTCTGCTCAATACCCATGAAGCCCATGTGAGGGCGGCGGTCAGAACACAGACCGCATCGCCATCAGGGCCCATTCTTTATCACTCCGGTGAGCTGCTCTCTGCGGGCATGAGCAAGATTATCGGGGAGCAGAACACCAGTCGGATAATGGGCCCGATGTCGGTTGCCTTCAACAGTCCGACCGAAGACCCGCAGGTTCTTGCCGGCAGGCGCGATGCTGTGGCGAAGACCTTCAAGACCGGTGGACAACTGTTGATGCATGCAGCCCATCCCGCGGCCCAATTACTCGGTGCAGCCAGTACCGCGATGGGTAACGTCATGGAAATCTCGGAAGCGCAGACGCGTGTGCAGTACAGGATGTTGAATACGCCGGCCAATGTGGCGATGAACGTCCCGGGGGATAATGCGCAGATATCTTTTCAATCATTCCAGCAAACATTCACTTTGCCTCAGCAATCGCTGTTTTCAGAGGCGTCGGCGGCGCCAAGTGAATGGGCACAACAGTTATTGGCCGTCGCCTTTAAGCCGCCACCGCTACAGATCGTTCATGCGAACGATGATTCAGTAAACGATGACGAATATCTTGATCGTCCGCGTCGAGGCTCACATTACGGTTAA
- a CDS encoding alginate O-acetyltransferase has translation MHPHLIRLLSLSALTVGILAASNGARADEGAAATPPKFSAEPCCNLCPAAHDAKNYTTRYQQNFTTLVQAQGDWLFRTQEDLRTEFNTTPAGYKRLQQLHDAFKAKGVELVIVYQPTRGLVNRNKLNPQEKAAFDYEKALGNYKTMLGRFAKMGYVVPDLSPLTNESLPDTLPAHDFYFRGDQHWTPYGAQRTAKIVAEKVKQIPAFADVPKREFETKRSGRMGKTGTLHNMAGQLCGTSYAIQYMDQFTTEPKGEAGDGDLFGDSGNPQITLVGTSHSGKNYNFAGFLEEAIGADILNVAFPGGGLEGSMLQYLGSDEFQKTPPKILIWEFSPLYRLDQETIYRQMMSLLDNGCEGKDAQMSASTTLKPGSKQELLVNSKNLNLQNSSHQVDIRFADPSVKTLQATLWYMNGRHEDIKIEKPETSDTDGRFAFELRTDEDWASQNLLAVEVQGPEAGTAPQKVEAKICKRNVFPGAGQQTAQVGQ, from the coding sequence ATGCACCCACACTTGATCAGATTACTCAGCCTGTCGGCCCTGACCGTGGGCATTCTCGCGGCCAGCAACGGCGCCCGCGCCGATGAAGGCGCCGCTGCCACGCCACCAAAGTTCAGCGCCGAACCGTGCTGCAACCTGTGCCCGGCCGCGCATGACGCGAAGAACTACACCACGCGTTACCAGCAGAACTTCACCACCTTGGTGCAGGCGCAAGGCGACTGGCTGTTCCGGACTCAGGAAGATCTGCGCACCGAGTTCAACACCACCCCGGCCGGCTACAAACGCCTGCAACAACTGCACGATGCGTTCAAAGCCAAAGGCGTTGAGTTGGTGATCGTCTATCAGCCGACCCGTGGCCTGGTGAACCGCAACAAGCTCAACCCGCAGGAAAAAGCCGCGTTCGATTACGAGAAAGCGCTGGGCAACTACAAGACCATGCTCGGCCGTTTCGCCAAGATGGGTTACGTGGTGCCGGACCTGTCGCCGCTGACCAACGAATCGCTGCCGGACACCCTGCCCGCCCACGATTTCTACTTCCGCGGCGACCAGCACTGGACACCATACGGCGCGCAGCGCACGGCGAAAATCGTCGCCGAGAAGGTCAAGCAGATCCCGGCCTTCGCCGACGTGCCCAAGCGTGAATTCGAAACCAAGCGCTCCGGGCGCATGGGCAAGACCGGTACCCTGCACAACATGGCCGGGCAATTGTGCGGCACCAGTTACGCGATCCAGTACATGGATCAATTCACCACCGAGCCTAAGGGCGAGGCCGGTGACGGCGACCTGTTCGGTGATTCCGGCAACCCGCAAATCACCCTCGTCGGTACTTCGCACAGCGGTAAGAACTACAACTTCGCCGGCTTCCTTGAAGAGGCCATCGGCGCCGACATTCTCAACGTCGCCTTCCCCGGCGGTGGTCTGGAAGGCTCGATGTTGCAGTACCTCGGCAGCGACGAATTCCAGAAGACGCCACCGAAGATTCTTATCTGGGAATTCTCGCCGCTGTACCGCCTCGATCAGGAAACCATCTATCGCCAGATGATGTCCCTTCTCGACAATGGCTGCGAAGGCAAAGACGCGCAAATGTCGGCGAGCACCACGCTCAAGCCGGGCAGCAAACAAGAACTGCTGGTCAACAGCAAGAACCTGAACCTGCAGAACAGCAGCCATCAGGTCGACATCCGCTTCGCCGACCCTTCGGTGAAAACCCTGCAAGCCACCCTCTGGTACATGAACGGTCGCCACGAGGACATCAAGATCGAGAAACCGGAAACCTCCGACACCGACGGTCGTTTCGCCTTTGAGCTGCGCACGGACGAAGACTGGGCCTCGCAAAACCTGCTGGCGGTCGAAGTCCAGGGCCCGGAAGCGGGCACCGCGCCACAAAAAGTCGAAGCGAAAATCTGCAAACGCAACGTATTCCCGGGCGCTGGGCAACAAACCGCTCAGGTCGGGCAATGA
- a CDS encoding mannose-1-phosphate guanylyltransferase/mannose-6-phosphate isomerase, producing the protein MIPVILSGGSGSRLWPLSRKQFPKQFLALTGEHTLFQQTLERLVFEGMDTPIVVCNKDHRFIVNEQLSNRNLECQRILMEPFGRNTAPAVALTAMMLVNEGRDELMLVLPADHVLEDQKALQRALALATVAAENGEMVLFGVPATKPETGYGYIKSTGDSLLPEGVSRVSHFVEKPDVKRATEYVESGGYYWNSGMFLFRASRFLEELKKHDPDIYDTCLLTLERSQQDADTITFDEATFACCPDNSIDYSVMEKTQRACVVPLTAGWSDVGCWSSLWEVNEKDANGNVTKGDVVIQDSKNCMIHGNGKLVSVIGLENIVVVETKDAMMIAHKDKVQGVKQMVNTLNEQGRSETQNHCEVYRPWGSYDSVDMGGRFQVKHISVKPGACLSLQMHHHRAEHWIVVSGTAEVTCDENVFLLCENQSTYIPIASVHRLRNPGKIPLEIIEVQSGSYLGEDDIERFEDIYGRSTPIERGVSVKTIAQ; encoded by the coding sequence ATGATTCCGGTGATCTTGTCAGGTGGTAGCGGTTCGCGTCTCTGGCCGCTTTCGCGTAAGCAGTTCCCTAAGCAATTCCTCGCCCTGACCGGCGAACACACCCTTTTCCAGCAGACCCTCGAGCGCCTGGTGTTCGAAGGCATGGACACCCCGATCGTGGTCTGCAACAAGGATCACCGTTTCATCGTCAACGAGCAGTTGAGCAACCGCAATCTGGAATGCCAGCGCATCCTGATGGAACCGTTCGGCCGCAACACCGCACCGGCCGTGGCGCTGACCGCGATGATGCTGGTCAATGAAGGCCGTGACGAATTGATGCTGGTGCTGCCGGCCGACCACGTGCTGGAAGATCAGAAAGCCCTGCAACGCGCACTGGCCTTGGCCACCGTCGCCGCCGAAAATGGCGAAATGGTCCTGTTCGGCGTGCCGGCGACCAAACCGGAAACCGGTTATGGCTACATCAAATCCACCGGCGATTCGCTGCTGCCCGAAGGCGTCAGCCGCGTTTCGCACTTCGTCGAAAAACCTGACGTCAAACGTGCCACCGAGTACGTCGAATCCGGCGGTTACTACTGGAACAGCGGCATGTTCCTGTTCCGCGCCAGCCGCTTCCTTGAAGAACTGAAAAAGCATGATCCGGACATCTACGACACCTGCCTGCTGACCCTCGAACGCAGCCAGCAAGACGCCGACACCATCACCTTCGACGAAGCGACCTTCGCCTGCTGCCCGGACAATTCCATCGACTACTCCGTCATGGAAAAAACCCAGCGCGCCTGCGTGGTACCGCTGACCGCTGGCTGGAGCGATGTCGGTTGCTGGTCGTCGCTGTGGGAAGTCAACGAGAAAGACGCCAACGGTAACGTCACCAAGGGCGATGTGGTGATTCAGGACAGCAAGAACTGCATGATCCACGGCAACGGCAAACTGGTGTCGGTGATCGGTCTGGAAAACATTGTGGTGGTCGAAACCAAAGACGCCATGATGATCGCCCACAAAGACAAGGTTCAGGGCGTCAAGCAGATGGTCAACACCCTCAACGAGCAAGGCCGCAGCGAAACCCAGAACCACTGCGAAGTCTATCGTCCGTGGGGTTCCTACGACTCGGTGGACATGGGCGGGCGTTTCCAGGTCAAGCACATCTCGGTGAAACCGGGCGCGTGCCTGTCGCTGCAGATGCACCATCACCGCGCCGAACACTGGATCGTGGTCAGCGGCACCGCCGAAGTGACCTGCGATGAAAACGTGTTCCTGCTCTGCGAAAACCAGTCGACCTACATCCCGATCGCCTCGGTGCATCGCCTGCGCAACCCGGGCAAGATCCCGCTGGAAATCATCGAAGTTCAGTCGGGTTCGTACCTGGGCGAAGACGACATCGAACGCTTCGAAGATATCTACGGCCGTTCCACCCCGATCGAACGCGGCGTGTCGGTGAAGACCATCGCGCAATAA
- a CDS encoding alginate O-acetyltransferase AlgF, which translates to MTFTTTPRRLAKSFALVAGLSVLSVPAFAGGDAALYGPTAPKGSTFVRVYNASNAEVSATVGSTNLSDVAPLASSDFSFMPGGDYSAKVGSQTLPVKLAGDHYYTLVNNASGAPQLIEEPPFKNKQKSLVRVQNLSDKPLTLKTADGKTDVVPNVAAKGRGEREINPVKVSLALYEGDKKVGDVKPVALERGEAAVLYVTGSGSSLSPVWVKRPVSTR; encoded by the coding sequence ATGACTTTCACTACTACTCCTCGTCGTCTCGCTAAAAGCTTCGCTCTGGTTGCTGGCCTCAGCGTGCTTTCCGTGCCTGCCTTCGCCGGTGGCGACGCCGCACTGTACGGCCCGACCGCACCGAAAGGCTCGACCTTCGTGCGTGTCTACAACGCCAGCAACGCAGAAGTCAGCGCCACCGTTGGCAGCACCAACCTGAGCGACGTTGCGCCACTGGCCAGCAGCGATTTCAGCTTCATGCCGGGCGGTGATTACAGCGCCAAGGTCGGCAGCCAGACCCTGCCGGTGAAACTCGCCGGGGACCACTACTACACCTTGGTCAACAACGCTTCCGGCGCGCCGCAACTGATCGAAGAGCCGCCGTTCAAGAACAAGCAGAAATCCCTGGTGCGCGTGCAGAACCTCAGCGACAAGCCGCTGACCCTGAAGACTGCCGACGGCAAGACCGACGTGGTGCCGAACGTGGCCGCCAAGGGCCGTGGCGAACGTGAAATCAACCCGGTGAAAGTCAGCCTGGCGCTGTACGAAGGTGACAAGAAAGTCGGCGACGTCAAACCGGTCGCCCTGGAACGTGGTGAAGCCGCAGTGCTGTACGTCACCGGCAGCGGCAGCAGCCTGTCGCCAGTCTGGGTAAAGCGCCCGGTATCGACCCGCTAA
- a CDS encoding mannuronate-specific alginate lyase, translating to MRNSKLKTLLAPTLLGLAIFAGTAQAAAPLRPPQGYFAPVDKFKTGDKSEGCDAMPTPYTGPLQFRSKYEGSDKARATLNVQSEKAFRDTTKDITTLERGTAKRVMQFMRDGRPEQLDCTLNWLTAWAKADALMSKDFNHTGKSMRKWALGSMASSYIRLKFSDSHPLAQHQQEAQLIEAWFSKMADQVVSDWDNLPLEKTNNHSYWAAWSVMATSVATNRRDLFDWAVKEYKVGVNQVDADGFLPNELKRQQRALAYHNYALPPLAMIASFAQVNGVDLRQENNGALKRLGDRVLAGVKDPDEFEKKNGKEQDMTDLKEDMKFAWLEPFCTLYTCPPDVIEKKHGMQPFKTFRLGGDLTKVYDPSHEKGNKGS from the coding sequence ATGCGAAACTCGAAACTGAAAACTCTTTTAGCGCCGACGCTGCTTGGGCTGGCGATTTTCGCCGGCACCGCGCAGGCCGCCGCGCCACTGCGTCCACCTCAGGGCTATTTTGCGCCTGTGGATAAATTCAAGACCGGTGACAAAAGCGAAGGCTGCGATGCGATGCCGACGCCGTACACCGGGCCGTTGCAATTTCGCAGCAAATACGAAGGTTCGGACAAGGCCCGCGCGACGCTGAACGTGCAGTCGGAAAAAGCCTTTCGCGACACCACCAAAGACATCACCACGCTGGAACGCGGCACCGCCAAACGCGTGATGCAATTCATGCGCGACGGTCGCCCGGAACAGCTCGATTGCACGCTGAACTGGCTGACCGCGTGGGCCAAGGCCGATGCGTTGATGTCGAAAGACTTCAACCACACCGGCAAGTCGATGCGCAAATGGGCGCTGGGCAGCATGGCCTCTTCGTACATTCGTCTGAAGTTCTCCGACTCGCATCCGCTGGCGCAGCATCAGCAGGAAGCGCAGTTGATCGAGGCGTGGTTCAGCAAAATGGCCGATCAGGTGGTCAGCGACTGGGACAACCTGCCGCTGGAAAAAACCAACAACCACTCGTACTGGGCTGCATGGTCGGTGATGGCGACCTCGGTCGCGACCAACCGCCGCGACCTGTTTGACTGGGCGGTGAAGGAATACAAGGTTGGCGTCAATCAAGTCGATGCCGACGGCTTCCTGCCGAACGAACTCAAGCGCCAGCAACGCGCCCTCGCCTATCACAACTACGCCCTGCCGCCGCTGGCGATGATCGCCAGTTTCGCTCAGGTCAACGGGGTTGATTTGCGCCAGGAAAACAACGGTGCGCTGAAGCGTCTCGGTGATCGGGTGTTGGCGGGGGTGAAAGACCCGGATGAATTCGAGAAGAAGAACGGCAAAGAGCAGGACATGACCGACTTGAAAGAGGACATGAAATTCGCCTGGCTCGAACCGTTCTGCACGCTCTACACCTGCCCGCCTGATGTGATCGAGAAGAAGCACGGCATGCAGCCGTTCAAGACCTTCCGCCTCGGCGGCGACCTGACCAAGGTCTACGACCCGTCGCATGAAAAGGGCAACAAGGGCTCATGA
- a CDS encoding alginate O-acetyltransferase, with translation MTRSLRIFYIALFLVTLLVLGLWSVRSFFGFSTNADATVLNGRWTKAVETHYDEEFPIKRLGTNLWAALDFKLFNEGRPGVVLGRDQWLYSDEEFNPIVNEELNLQGNYALVEGVRQTLKEKGVKLVMAIVPAKVRLYPEHLGEVKPASIHENLYQDFHARVAADKILAPDLLKPFQQAKQNGQQVFLRTDTHWTPEGAEIAANTLAKTIADKFPLSGEPQRFVTTPAEKVTHKGDLRLFLPLDPLFENLMPAQEPLQKRNTVAAGDQPASDDALFASNEVPVALVGTSYSANPNWNFVGALKQALHSDVVSYAEDGHGPILPMLSYLKSDDFKNSPPQVLIWEFPERYLPVNNEIGDADPQWVAELKQAGARQQNVAINTKSETPDRAQN, from the coding sequence ATGACCCGCTCATTACGCATCTTCTACATCGCCCTGTTCCTGGTGACCCTGTTGGTCTTGGGTCTGTGGTCGGTTCGCAGCTTCTTCGGCTTCAGCACCAACGCCGACGCAACGGTGCTTAACGGCCGCTGGACCAAGGCTGTGGAAACTCATTACGACGAAGAATTCCCGATCAAGCGTCTGGGCACCAACCTCTGGGCCGCGCTGGATTTCAAACTGTTCAACGAAGGTCGTCCGGGCGTGGTGCTCGGTCGCGATCAGTGGTTGTACAGCGATGAGGAATTCAACCCGATCGTCAACGAAGAGCTGAACCTGCAAGGCAACTACGCGCTGGTCGAAGGCGTGCGCCAGACCCTCAAAGAGAAAGGCGTGAAACTGGTGATGGCGATCGTGCCGGCCAAGGTTCGTCTGTACCCGGAGCATCTGGGTGAAGTGAAACCAGCGAGCATCCACGAAAATCTCTATCAGGATTTCCATGCTCGTGTAGCCGCCGACAAGATCCTCGCCCCTGACCTGCTCAAGCCTTTCCAACAGGCCAAGCAGAACGGTCAGCAAGTGTTCCTGCGCACCGACACCCACTGGACGCCGGAAGGTGCCGAAATTGCCGCGAACACCCTGGCGAAAACCATCGCCGACAAGTTCCCGCTCAGCGGCGAGCCACAGCGCTTCGTCACCACGCCAGCGGAAAAGGTTACGCACAAGGGCGATCTGCGCTTGTTCCTGCCGCTCGATCCGCTGTTCGAAAACCTGATGCCGGCGCAAGAACCACTGCAAAAGCGCAACACCGTCGCGGCCGGCGATCAGCCTGCCAGTGACGACGCGCTGTTTGCCAGCAATGAAGTGCCGGTCGCACTGGTCGGCACCAGCTACAGCGCCAACCCCAACTGGAACTTCGTCGGTGCACTGAAACAGGCGCTGCACAGCGACGTGGTGAGCTACGCCGAAGACGGCCACGGCCCGATCCTGCCGATGCTCAGCTACCTGAAAAGCGATGACTTCAAGAACAGCCCGCCACAGGTGCTGATCTGGGAGTTTCCTGAACGTTATCTGCCTGTGAACAACGAAATCGGCGACGCCGACCCGCAGTGGGTCGCAGAGCTTAAACAAGCCGGCGCGCGCCAACAAAACGTAGCAATCAACACTAAATCCGAGACGCCCGATCGGGCGCAAAACTGA